TTAGGATTTTTTCTAAAACCAGTTGCTGAGCAAACTTCCATCACATCATGCTCTTCCCAAAGCCCACCACTAGCTCTAAAAGTTTTTATACCACTTGGAGCACTAAGCCCAGCTCCACTTAAAATCATCACTTGTTTCATTTGCTAAACCTCATTGCTATATTTAAAGACTTTTGCCATCTTTAAAGTTTCACCACCTTAGCACCAAAACCACCTTGATTAATCGGTGCGTCATTAAAGCTTTTTACACTTTTATGGGCCTTTAAAAACTCTTTTACCGCAAAAGCTAATTTTCCTGTGCCTATACCATGATAAACTATCACCTCATCAAAACCCACTATCAAAGCATCAGATATAAATTTATCCAGCCTATCAAGTGCTTCATCACTTCTTAAACCATGTAAATCTAAAGTCATATTTAAAGCGCTTGGGCGGGTTATATTAACACTTGATTTTACTTTTTGTGTTGGGGTTTGATTGCTTTTTTTAAGAAGCTTTAATGGCACACGCAAACTCAAACCATCGCTTTGAATCATCGCATCATTTTTTGAAATTGCAGTGATTTTACCTTTGATTTTTTCATATTTTACAAAATCCCCTACTCTAAGCTCTTCATTTTGCTCCATACTTGGCAAAACAATGCTTTTTTTAAGCTCATTTGCTTTGTTTAAGCTTCTTTGTTTTTCTTTGATATCTTTTAAATTTATGGTTTTTTTAGCCTCTTCTATGGCCTTGTGGTATTTAAATTCTAAATTTGAAATAAGTTTTTTTAATTCTTGCTCGTTTTTTTCTTTTTGATCTTTAAGTGAAAGTAAAATTTCATCTACCCTTGCTTCTTTTTTCTCAAGCTCTTGGCTTTGTTTGCGTAAAGAAAGTTCAAGATTGATATTTTTACTTACCATTTCTTCTAAATTTTCTTTATCTTCCCCATAAAGTTTTTTAGCATTTTGCACTAAATTCGCACTTATACCATATCTTAAAGCCGTTTCAAAAGCATAAGATTTACCTATAGTGCCTTTTAAAAACTCATATTTTGGGCGTGATAATTCCTCATCATACAAAGCAGCGATTAATTCTACTTGCTCATTTTTAGCCAAAAGCATGGCAAGGCGTTTATGGTGGGTTGTAATGATGATTTTATTATCTTGTTCTAAAAGTTTTAAAATAAGCTCAGTATATAAACAAGCTGCTTCTTCAAAATCTGTTCCAAGCTCTATCTCATCAACTCCCAATAAAACATTTTTCTTACCCAAAAGCTTAGAAAAATGCAGCATTCTTCCTGCAAAAGTAGAAATATCATTTTTTACATTTTGTGGATCTTCTAAAATCGCATCAAATTCTTTGAAATTGCCTATTTGGCTTTTTTGTGCGTTTATTCTCATAGGAAGTAAATGTTTTGCGAGTAAAGCTGCACTTAAAATTCCTTTTAAAAGCATAGATTTACCACCTGCATTTACCCCAGTGATAATCAAAGCTTTTTTACTAAAATCTATACTCACGCTTTTTGCATTCTTTAAAGCAGGATGTGCAAAATCATGTAAAATCAAATTTGTAGAATTATCTGCTAAAACAAACTCATAATCATACTTTTTAGCCATCAAAACCCTAGCACTATAGTGATCAAACAAATCAAAAGCATTATTAATAAATTTTAAAAACATCAAATTTTTATAAAAAACCAAGCTAATTTTTTTAGCATATTCATAAAAAATTTCTTCTTTAGCGTCTTTAATTTCATCTATTTGGCTTTGGATTTTTTCCACGCTCAAAGGCACTATATAAAAACCACCCCCACTGCTTCTGCCTATAACTTTTGCTTTTAAAGCATGATTAAACCCACCACGCACCAAAAGTGCTTCCATGCCATTTATAAGATGAATTTGCGTGTCGATTAAATACGCACTAAGACTTTTAGTATAGGTGAGTTTTTTAAACTCAGCCACTAAGCTTTCTTTTTTCATTTTTAAAGCTAAATTTAGATTAATAAGTCTTTCATCAATGCTTTCTTTAATCTCACCCTTTTCATCAAAATATTCAAAAAGTTCTACTATAGCTTGTGGAATTTCTATTTTCAAAAGCCACTCTTTCAAGCTTTCTTCAAATTTTAATTTTTTCAAATACTCAAAATACTTACAAATTTTTATAAATTCAAAACTTTGATCTAAATGCAAAATTCCTTGCTTGCTAAGATGAATTAAAGCGCTATTTAACTCACTAAGTGCGGGCGGGGAGTTAAATTCTATCAAGGCAAGTTCGTTGATTCTTTTAAAATGAAGTTTGCTATCACCTTGTAAAAATATATCCTTATCTCTTGCAAAAAGTCCTTTAAATTCTCCTATATAGCCATCTAAATCTAACTTTTTAAA
The genomic region above belongs to Campylobacter peloridis LMG 23910 and contains:
- a CDS encoding endonuclease MutS2: MQEQFFKKLDLDGYIGEFKGLFARDKDIFLQGDSKLHFKRINELALIEFNSPPALSELNSALIHLSKQGILHLDQSFEFIKICKYFEYLKKLKFEESLKEWLLKIEIPQAIVELFEYFDEKGEIKESIDERLINLNLALKMKKESLVAEFKKLTYTKSLSAYLIDTQIHLINGMEALLVRGGFNHALKAKVIGRSSGGGFYIVPLSVEKIQSQIDEIKDAKEEIFYEYAKKISLVFYKNLMFLKFINNAFDLFDHYSARVLMAKKYDYEFVLADNSTNLILHDFAHPALKNAKSVSIDFSKKALIITGVNAGGKSMLLKGILSAALLAKHLLPMRINAQKSQIGNFKEFDAILEDPQNVKNDISTFAGRMLHFSKLLGKKNVLLGVDEIELGTDFEEAACLYTELILKLLEQDNKIIITTHHKRLAMLLAKNEQVELIAALYDEELSRPKYEFLKGTIGKSYAFETALRYGISANLVQNAKKLYGEDKENLEEMVSKNINLELSLRKQSQELEKKEARVDEILLSLKDQKEKNEQELKKLISNLEFKYHKAIEEAKKTINLKDIKEKQRSLNKANELKKSIVLPSMEQNEELRVGDFVKYEKIKGKITAISKNDAMIQSDGLSLRVPLKLLKKSNQTPTQKVKSSVNITRPSALNMTLDLHGLRSDEALDRLDKFISDALIVGFDEVIVYHGIGTGKLAFAVKEFLKAHKSVKSFNDAPINQGGFGAKVVKL